The Hippoglossus hippoglossus isolate fHipHip1 chromosome 24, fHipHip1.pri, whole genome shotgun sequence genomic interval CCTCCAAGACAGAGGAGTCCAGGTCGGTCATCTTCACCGTGCTGCTGGAGAGGGTGCAAGTAGACaggatggagctgctgctggagaagatGGAGTTGGAGGTCGAGGTGAAAGTCGGCTGAGCGAGAGTGGAAGCGGACCTCCTGGGGATGGTGGTCTGCAACTGGGAAGACAGCTCGGTGGCGAGGCAGGGGTGGGCAGGGGAGATGGAGACCATTGGGAAGTCTGTGTCCAGTTCGGAGGGGATTTTGCAGATGGGCTGGTGGGCAGCCAGGATGAACTCaagcttctctttctccttcaggaGATTAGTGATATCACTCTGCAGGTTGGACTTCTCATCCTCTAGCACATCAGTTTCCTGTAAAGGATAGAGAGAAGGGGGGCGTTAACTCGGCTGCTGGATTACACGGCTCTTAAATGTGGTAAGAAATAAACCTTAATGAACAGTCAATCTGTGGGATACTTACAGCTTGCAGAGTGTCGGTAAGCTCTCGCCTCCTGTTACGGCATTTGGCTGCTGCctgcttgtttctctctctgcgaactctcctcttctcctcctcctcaggtgaGACCTggacagaagaaaaagatgaggaAAAAGTTAAGACCCAAGCTCTATGATGCACTGCAATAGGTTACTGCTTATTATAACACCTCAATAAAAGGATGGATGAGTGATAATTACCTGTTCTGATCTGCTCCTCCTGGAGTTATGACCCTTGGATGCAGACCTCATTGTTGGTCTGGGGTAGGCAGGACTGGGGCCGTAGGGGTGAGCTCTGTGTGAGGGGGCCACCGAGGAGACCAAAGGCTGGACCATCCACTGCAGGTCTGGGCTCGTGGAAATGGCCGTGACGGTGGGGACGAAGGAGGCACTTGATGCTGTCAGGTCAGTGAAATCCTGGAATGAAAAGGAATGGAGGACCGTGAGTGAATTTGGAAGACTTTcagaagggagggggggggggggggttgcaaaGCTGCAGGATGGGCATGAATGAAGCAGAGAGGGTCTATAAAAAGCTGGATGGTTTAAAAATATCCTTATGTCGTCAGCTATGACGTTGCACTCTCTCTGGAGTTTCCAGGTGGATGAATGAAAACTGCCATGCACTGTGAAGCTCAGGTCAACAGTCTATTTCATGCACtgtctatatataaatatatattatattattcacCAGCTTATCTGCATTATTTGTTGAATGTtaaaaggcttttattttttcaattagTCCCTTGCAGGcactttaaaaatatgaaacgAGcgacaatgaaataaatgtttgaatagAGTTTCACTGGACATACCTGAGACTGAGGGGAGCCCATGCTGGAGTAGGACCCCGCTGGGGAGGGATAATATCCCAGGTTGTCCCCGGACGGTGAAGCGGTGCTGCAGCGGGAGGAAGAGTCGCACTCCGCGTTGAAACCGGTGAACATCATGGTTCCCAGGCAAATAGTAATTCAAATCAGCAACAACAAGTAGGAAGATCCAGGCAAAGTGTGCCGCAGAAGGGGTGTGTGGAGCTGAAATGAGGAAATCCCTTTGGTAGGTTTCTGAACTCTGAAGTTTTGCTCCCGGTTTGTTCTCT includes:
- the fosab gene encoding v-fos FBJ murine osteosarcoma viral oncogene homolog Ab, coding for MMFTGFNAECDSSSRCSTASPSGDNLGYYPSPAGSYSSMGSPQSQDFTDLTASSASFVPTVTAISTSPDLQWMVQPLVSSVAPSHRAHPYGPSPAYPRPTMRSASKGHNSRRSRSEQVSPEEEEKRRVRRERNKQAAAKCRNRRRELTDTLQAETDVLEDEKSNLQSDITNLLKEKEKLEFILAAHQPICKIPSELDTDFPMVSISPAHPCLATELSSQLQTTIPRRSASTLAQPTFTSTSNSIFSSSSSILSTCTLSSSTVKMTDLDSSVLEESLDLLAKTEMETARSVPEVDLSNSLYSTQEWEPLHAKTSDFEPLCTPVVTCTPAGTTFTSSFVFTFPEAETFPTCGIAHRRGSSSNDQSSDSLSSPTLLAL